In the Leptospira limi genome, one interval contains:
- the flgK gene encoding flagellar hook-associated protein FlgK: MGSTFQGIEIGKRGLSVHQQAIQTTGHNISNADNKHYARQRVVMNSMDPIYDPAFNRAEVPGQIGQGVKISEIERVRDNFIDDRIIDSSSLKEYWGKKNDYLYQVETVFNEPTGTTLRSMMDQFWSSWEDLSNYPEETAHRAVVQEKAEALGSRMEDVYRKLSLLRDQSNREIEAKVNHLNTVSENIKSLNEKITKSQALGDNPNDLLDRRDELLQELAGMADITIGRSDEDELMVFIGQQILIQGQKVHKIDLVGNPNNDGLLDLKWSETGDTVLLRKGSIQALYEIRDRILVEKINAVDALAINAMDVINEIHKDGFGLNGKTNVNFFEQRALATNTFGEIDTDGDGLNDKTAVFRVTGRTSLDPDRPIGISGTMRFLKASPGGETEILVPYSKDDTLNAVIKRINRSETGVVAYMSHDNQLALKATTNPQDKKENFMIRHLEDSGELLVGLTGILTASGVSGSFDYRKIGEINKFQSNAQDITLTPMYHPSSFFKMSDEVRNNPANIAAGRGKDVNGSGDYNSPNGQKDGSNALLIAAALREKPVMFDYSKTTDDFYNSLISRLGTEAREAKQEYTTQNELMVELENMRQSVMGVNLDEEMANMVQFQQSYNASARMISTLNEMLDTIINRLGV, from the coding sequence GAAGTTCCTGGCCAAATTGGGCAAGGGGTAAAAATTTCCGAGATTGAACGAGTTCGTGATAATTTTATTGATGATCGCATCATTGATTCCTCTTCCTTAAAAGAATATTGGGGCAAAAAAAATGATTATTTGTACCAAGTAGAAACAGTTTTTAATGAGCCAACGGGAACGACACTTAGGTCCATGATGGATCAGTTTTGGTCTTCTTGGGAAGACCTTTCGAATTATCCTGAAGAAACTGCTCACCGTGCTGTTGTGCAAGAAAAAGCCGAAGCACTTGGTTCACGTATGGAAGATGTATATAGAAAACTTTCTCTTCTCCGTGACCAATCGAATCGGGAAATTGAAGCAAAAGTAAACCACCTCAATACTGTTTCTGAAAACATCAAATCTCTTAATGAAAAAATTACAAAATCACAAGCATTAGGTGACAATCCCAACGACCTTTTAGATAGAAGAGACGAACTTTTACAAGAATTAGCTGGTATGGCTGATATCACCATCGGACGTAGCGATGAAGATGAACTGATGGTTTTTATTGGCCAACAAATCCTCATCCAAGGTCAAAAGGTTCACAAAATTGATTTGGTAGGGAATCCAAACAATGATGGACTACTTGATTTAAAATGGTCTGAAACTGGAGATACAGTTCTCCTCCGAAAAGGAAGTATCCAAGCCCTTTACGAAATCAGAGACCGAATCTTAGTCGAAAAAATCAATGCTGTGGATGCACTTGCGATCAATGCCATGGATGTCATCAACGAAATCCATAAAGATGGATTTGGTCTCAATGGCAAAACCAATGTGAACTTCTTTGAACAAAGAGCCCTTGCTACCAATACCTTCGGGGAAATCGATACTGATGGTGATGGACTCAACGATAAAACAGCAGTCTTTCGTGTGACAGGTCGCACCTCTCTTGATCCTGATCGCCCCATTGGAATCTCAGGGACCATGCGATTTTTAAAAGCAAGTCCAGGTGGCGAAACAGAAATCCTTGTACCGTATTCTAAAGATGATACTTTGAATGCAGTCATCAAACGAATCAATCGTTCGGAAACTGGTGTTGTGGCATACATGTCGCATGACAACCAATTGGCGCTAAAGGCAACTACAAACCCACAAGACAAAAAAGAAAACTTTATGATCCGCCACTTGGAAGATTCAGGAGAACTCCTTGTTGGTCTCACTGGCATTTTGACTGCCTCAGGAGTATCTGGATCCTTTGATTACCGAAAAATTGGTGAGATCAATAAGTTCCAATCCAATGCGCAAGACATTACTCTCACACCGATGTACCACCCATCTTCCTTTTTTAAGATGTCTGACGAAGTGAGAAATAACCCTGCAAACATAGCAGCTGGTCGGGGTAAAGATGTGAATGGATCTGGTGATTACAATTCACCAAACGGTCAAAAAGACGGATCCAATGCACTTCTTATCGCAGCGGCACTACGAGAAAAACCAGTGATGTTTGATTATTCTAAAACAACGGATGATTTTTATAACTCACTGATTTCAAGACTGGGAACCGAGGCTCGTGAAGCAAAACAAGAGTATACGACACAAAACGAACTCATGGTGGAACTAGAAAACATGCGTCAGTCCGTGATGGGTGTGAATTTAGATGAGGAGATGGCCAATATGGTGCAGTTCCAACAATCTTATAATGCCTCGGCTCGTATGATCTCCACGCTCAATGAAATGTTAGATACCATCATAAATAGGTTAGGTGTATAA